Genomic window (Verrucomicrobiia bacterium):
CCCGGTTTCAGCGCGCTCAAAAATCAGATTCTCGTCAAATATCCAGATGACGTCCGCAGGCAGGTTGCGCCCGGTGAGAATGCGCTCCCATTCAGTCAGAGCGGCTTCAAAGGTCGGACGGGTGAAAGGCGGCAGAGTTGGCATAATTAAACTGCTGTTTTTCGAAACCATTCCACAAACATAGGGATACCCTCTTCGACCTTCACCTTCGGATGATAGCCAAGTCGATCCCGAGCTTTGGCGATGTCTGCAAAGGTAATCGGCACGTCGCCCGGCTGCAATGGCTGACGCTCGATGATGGCTTTTTTGCCTACGGCCGACTCGATGACCTCAATTAAGCGTCGAAGGGTGATGGTTTGAGATTCGCCGAGGTTGAAAATCTCAAACCCGAATTCCCGGGTTGTGCATGCCATCACGCCATCGACGATATCGGCAATGTATGTATGATCCCGCGCGCTTGAACCATCGCCAAATACCGGGATGGGTTTGCCCTGGGAGATGAGGGCGGTGAACTTGCGGATTGCGAGATCGGGGCGTTGCCGCGGCCCATAAACCGTGAAAAATCTCAGCATGGCAATGTCCATCCCGTATGTGTGGTGATAGACGTGGCCGAGTGCTTCACACGCGAGCTTGCTGGCGGCATACGGGGAAATCGCGCTAAATATGGCGTCGCCTTCAGAGAAGGGGACCTTTGAGTTCACGCCGTAAACGGAAGACGAAGACGCGAGGATCAGTTTTTTGACGCCAGCACGACGGGCCGATTCGAGGATATTGACGGTTCCCTCTACGTTGACACGCTGATAAAGCGCCGGTTTCTCCAGGCTGGGCCGTACTCCGGCGCGGGCCGCGAGATGGATCACCTGGTCAAAACGCGTTTCGGAAAACACTCGATCCACCGCGCACCGGTCTGTCACATCGGCTTGGATCAGCGCGAAAGGTTTCGCCAGGCGTTCCAGATCCCGAACGTTTCCTTTCTTCAGCTCTGGACTATAGAAGTCGTTGAGATCGTCCAACGCCGATACAGCATGTCCGGACAGCAGCAGGCGCTCGCAAACGTGCGAGCCAATGAATCCAGCGCCACCCGTAACAAGAAAATTCACGGGTCGAAAGCTACGGGGAAAAGCACAAGGCGGAAAGGGGGAATTGCTGGCGGACAAAATCGTGGACAAGGATTGCGTCCCCGCCAGCCGTTGGCGTCGGACAGGTCACGCGGCACGTCAGCAGTCCATAACAAAAACCCTTGGCACTGGGTCTTCCGTGCCTATATTTCGGCCCATGCCAAACCCAACAGTTCTACAGCTCGATTTGCCGGGATTCAAAAAGGTGAAAAGCGGCAAGGTTCGCGAGATTTTCGACCTCGGCGATCGCCTCCTGCTCGTTGCAACGGACAGGATCTCCGCTTTCGATGTCGTGATGCCCAATGGAATCCCTCGCAAGGGCGAAGTCCTCACCCAGATTTCCCATTTCTGGTTTGATCGTTTTTCGTCGCTCGTCCCGAATCATCTGCTCGCGCGTGCTGACGATCCGCTGCCGGCAAACCTGCAGCCGTTTGCTGACACTGTCACACGGCGCAGCATGATCGTGAAGAAAGCGACGCCGCTGGCCATCGAATGCATTGTTCGAGGATACCTTTCCGGTTCAGGTCTCAAGGAATATCGGAAGTCGCAAACTGTTTGCGGTATCCAGTTGCCGGCTGGCCTCACCGAATCCGCCGAGTTACCCGAACCCATTTTCACGCCTTCCACCAAGGCTGAGGCAGGCCACGACGAAAACATTTCATTTCAACAGGCAGAACAGATTGTGGGCCAGGACATCGCGGCGCGGGCGAGGGATCTCAGCCTGAAGATCTACAAGGCGGGACGCGATTACGCCCGCGAACGGGGAATTATCATTGCCGACACCAAATTCGAATTCGGAATGTTTAATGGCGAATTGATACTCATCGACGAGGTTCTGACGCCTGACTCGTCGCGGTTCTGGCCAGCCGACCAATACACGCCAGGCAAGGGCCAGCCGAGCTTCGATAAACAATTCGTCCGTGATTACCTGGAAACGCTGGCGTGGGACAAGACGCCGCCGGGTCCGCGATTGCCGGACGACGTCGTAGCCAAGACAAGCGCAAAGTACGTGGATGCGTATCAGCGGTTGACTGGGCGGGCGTTGTAGCCTCACATCGGGATCAGCGGGAAAGCGGCTCGGTTGGGCAGCGAAGTTACAGCAGGTGTTGTCGTCATTGCCGCTGCGGCGGCCAATCCAACGTGTGAACGAGCTTGTTGAAGATTTTCTGCAGTACCTGCGTCACGAACGCGGGCAGTCGGCGAACACCGCGAAGACGTACGCAGCCCTGCTGGGAAACTTCGTGAGGTGGGCGCAACGGCAGCAAATTGCATCCTGGGAAGGCGTGACCCTGAACCATTTGATGGCCTTTCTCCAAAACGAGCGGGAACGGCCGGTGGAGACCGAGGAAAAAGGATCCGCCCGGCGGCTCAGCAGTGAAAGCGTTTATCTTGCGATCGCAGCGTTGCGGGCCTTCTATCGATTTGCCGAAAACGAAAAAATGCTGCCCTCAAATGTCGCAGAAAACCTTTCGTTGCCGCGCCGGTGGAAAAGATTGCCCAAAGGGCTGACCCCCGCCGAAATTGAGAAGGTTCTCGCGAAGGAAGAGCCAGCAACACCGCAATCACTTTGCGATCATGCTGTCCTTGAGCTCGCCTACGCTTCAGGCCTGCGCCTGAGCGAACTTAAAAATCTGAGACTGGAACAGTTGCACCTGGATGCAGGTTTTATCAACGTCATCGGGAAGGGCAACAAGGAGCGGGTCGTCCCGGTGGGCAAGAAAGCGGCAGAGGCATTGAACCGTTATCTGCAATCCGGCCGACCCAGGCTCGTGACGCCAAGATCCCCTGCGACAGTTTTCCTGACGAACCGCGGGAGTGGTTTTGCAGCGGTGACATTGTGGAAGCGAATCAAGCGTCGCGTTGCTCGCAGCGGCGTTTCCCGCAACATCACCCCTCACATGCTGAGGCACAGCTTTGCAACCGATCTGCTGGAACACGGGGCGGACTTGCGAGTGATTCAGGAATTACTCGGCCATGCGAACATCAGCACCACCGAGATTTACACGCACGTGAGTGGGAACCGGCTGAGGGATATTCATCGACGCTTCCACCCGCGTGCGTGACCCGCGCGATGCAGGAGCCGCACTATTGCGTGACGGTCTGGTAGAACCGACGGACCCTATTTGTGGTGGATTGGTCCAGGATTTCAGCGACGCCCGTTAGGGACGTGTTTGTCGCGATCGGCTCCCAATGACTGAGGTTTGTGGAAGCAAGGATCACATAGCTCCTGCCGATCGGAACCGACATCTGAAGCTTGAACCCCTCTGGGGTCAGTCCGCTCCCAGTGAATTTCGGCACTGGATCGTTGACGATGAGCGAAACCGTTGCGATGGAGCCCGGCGCAATTCCGTCAGAGCCGCGGTACGAGAATGAATCGATTCCATGAAAGTTTCCTGCCGGCGTGTAGGTGAAGCTTCCATCAGCGCTGAGGACCAACGTTCCATCTGTCACGTCGGTAACAAGGACTGCCCGCAAATCCGCTGGTTCATTATCAACGTCGGTGTCGTTTGCGAGAAGCCCGTTCGCCGGGATGCTCAATGGCACATTAATCGTCGTGCTGTACGAATCGTCCTGGGCAACAGGCGCGTCATTCACTGGAACGACAGTCACCGTCGCAGATCCGGCAACCTGGTTGGTTCCATCGGAAACTGTGTACGTTACCAGGGCGCTGCCATGAAAATTCGCCGCCGGGGTGAATAAGATGGCTCCTTCATCCACAACAGCGCTGCCGTTTTCTGCGGATATGGCGAGCAAGGTCAGCGGGGTGCCATCAGGATCGAAATCGTTATCAAGGACACCGATCACCACGCTCGTATCTTCCAACGTGTTGGTTTCCTCATTGGTGACCACGGGCGGATCGTTAATCGCGGCCACCTGTATGGTGACAGTTGCAGGGCTGGAAATCGTGCTGCCAAATACCTGAAACCAGATGTCCACGCCCTGGTTTGTCGAGTGTTTGTAGTAACTGCCGCGGCTGTAATTGTTGGCACCCTTTTCCAGGAAGAATTCTTTTCCATTCGACGCGCCGCATTCGAGATTCAGG
Coding sequences:
- a CDS encoding Ig-like domain-containing protein, whose amino-acid sequence is MKNMTHLRNLASRGVLLLVFFAAMVPKGLAQFGPPPIVVVQPLAIRVQIGGTAVFSVVALSATSLQYKWYKGAQRIGGANSSILILNDVSANDAANYWVEVKNGSGTVDSQPASLAVVGIDSPVANPDGFTTVENQILQVPVAGVLANDLEPRNEPLLAAILSDVSNGSVVLNSNGSFEYTPPAGFSGTASFKYRAASSALLALEQSAIGGSKEGIKQGQEGSQSFRHGDTGQPNYMISKVVLRLSRESSAPNSDLIFSIGTSINGGAIGGSTVAIDSSSVTNTTAGSSFQTYEIAFDEPVGPFVSGTTYYLNLECGASNGKEFFLEKGANNYSRGSYYKHSTNQGVDIWFQVFGSTISSPATVTIQVAAINDPPVVTNEETNTLEDTSVVIGVLDNDFDPDGTPLTLLAISAENGSAVVDEGAILFTPAANFHGSALVTYTVSDGTNQVAGSATVTVVPVNDAPVAQDDSYSTTINVPLSIPANGLLANDTDVDNEPADLRAVLVTDVTDGTLVLSADGSFTYTPAGNFHGIDSFSYRGSDGIAPGSIATVSLIVNDPVPKFTGSGLTPEGFKLQMSVPIGRSYVILASTNLSHWEPIATNTSLTGVAEILDQSTTNRVRRFYQTVTQ
- a CDS encoding phosphoribosylaminoimidazolesuccinocarboxamide synthase; translation: MPNPTVLQLDLPGFKKVKSGKVREIFDLGDRLLLVATDRISAFDVVMPNGIPRKGEVLTQISHFWFDRFSSLVPNHLLARADDPLPANLQPFADTVTRRSMIVKKATPLAIECIVRGYLSGSGLKEYRKSQTVCGIQLPAGLTESAELPEPIFTPSTKAEAGHDENISFQQAEQIVGQDIAARARDLSLKIYKAGRDYARERGIIIADTKFEFGMFNGELILIDEVLTPDSSRFWPADQYTPGKGQPSFDKQFVRDYLETLAWDKTPPGPRLPDDVVAKTSAKYVDAYQRLTGRAL
- a CDS encoding SDR family NAD(P)-dependent oxidoreductase — its product is MNFLVTGGAGFIGSHVCERLLLSGHAVSALDDLNDFYSPELKKGNVRDLERLAKPFALIQADVTDRCAVDRVFSETRFDQVIHLAARAGVRPSLEKPALYQRVNVEGTVNILESARRAGVKKLILASSSSVYGVNSKVPFSEGDAIFSAISPYAASKLACEALGHVYHHTYGMDIAMLRFFTVYGPRQRPDLAIRKFTALISQGKPIPVFGDGSSARDHTYIADIVDGVMACTTREFGFEIFNLGESQTITLRRLIEVIESAVGKKAIIERQPLQPGDVPITFADIAKARDRLGYHPKVKVEEGIPMFVEWFRKTAV
- a CDS encoding tyrosine recombinase, with the translated sequence MNELVEDFLQYLRHERGQSANTAKTYAALLGNFVRWAQRQQIASWEGVTLNHLMAFLQNERERPVETEEKGSARRLSSESVYLAIAALRAFYRFAENEKMLPSNVAENLSLPRRWKRLPKGLTPAEIEKVLAKEEPATPQSLCDHAVLELAYASGLRLSELKNLRLEQLHLDAGFINVIGKGNKERVVPVGKKAAEALNRYLQSGRPRLVTPRSPATVFLTNRGSGFAAVTLWKRIKRRVARSGVSRNITPHMLRHSFATDLLEHGADLRVIQELLGHANISTTEIYTHVSGNRLRDIHRRFHPRA